In the genome of Thiorhodovibrio winogradskyi, the window CACTTCGTTGAAGAGGCTGGCCAGACCTTTACACCCGATGGCATGGACGTTTTTTTGCGTGCAACTAACTTGGCCCGGGAGGAAAGGCAGACTTACACTCAGCAATGGAAACGCCTGCGCGCATTGGCCGCCAGTTGTGAACTCATGAACCGCACCAACGCCCAAGCGGTCGAACGCAGCCGCCAACGCGTCGCGACCGCGCTGAAAATCATCCGCGGCGAGGAGGACAACGGCAGCACCTATTCAGCACAGGGATATTCCCAGTCCAGCACCGTGCTGGGACGCACTCTCACCCAAGCCTGATCCGCGCTCTGACATGCGGGCGCCGCGCGGGACCGAGAGCCTGCCCAATTCTCGGCTGCCGCCGCGATCCACTACCCAACCGGAGCCTG includes:
- a CDS encoding flagella synthesis protein FlgN, which gives rise to MTQHHTFAQALEQAIELTGQLETLLLEETAALDGRDPERLQILVENKQRVIERIAGATASLQHFVEEAGQTFTPDGMDVFLRATNLAREERQTYTQQWKRLRALAASCELMNRTNAQAVERSRQRVATALKIIRGEEDNGSTYSAQGYSQSSTVLGRTLTQA